From Triticum urartu cultivar G1812 chromosome 2, Tu2.1, whole genome shotgun sequence, a single genomic window includes:
- the LOC125537160 gene encoding chromatin remodeling protein SHL-like isoform X3, with amino-acid sequence MRSADTSKPPYVAKVESIEAAGSRGTNVRVRVRWYYRPEESIGGRRPFHGSKEVFLSDHYDVQSADTIEGKCNVHSFRSYTKLDSVNAEDFFCRFDYKSASGSFVPDRIAVFCKCEMPYNPDDLMIQCEECSDW; translated from the exons ATGAGATCAGCTGATACATCAAAGCCACCATATGTGGCAAAAGTTGAGTCCATTGAGGCAGCAGGGTCTCGAGGCACAAATGTGAGAGTACGGGTTCGATGGTACTATCGTCCAGAAGAATCCATTGGTGGGAGGCGACCATTTCATGGTTCCAAAGAGGTATTCCTCTCTGACCACTATGATGTACAGAGTGCTGACACAATAGAGGGAAAATGCAATGTCCACAGCTTCCGTAGCTACACAAAGCTTGATTCTGTGAATGCCGAGGACTTCTTCTGTCGCTTTGACTACAAATCAGCATCTGGCAGTTTCGTGCCCGACCGTATAGCTGT GTTTTGCAAGTGTGAGATGCCGTACAATCCTGATGACCTTATGATCCAATGTGAGGAATGCTCTGACTGGTGA
- the LOC125537160 gene encoding chromatin remodeling protein SHL-like isoform X2 — MRSADTSKPPYVAKVESIEAAGSRGTNVRVRVRWYYRPEESIGGRRPFHGSKEVFLSDHYDVQSADTIEGKCNVHSFRSYTKLDSVNAEDFFCRFDYKSASGSFVPDRIAVFCKCEMPYNPDDLMIQCEECSDWVCFHNKHESAACAFIFL; from the exons ATGAGATCAGCTGATACATCAAAGCCACCATATGTGGCAAAAGTTGAGTCCATTGAGGCAGCAGGGTCTCGAGGCACAAATGTGAGAGTACGGGTTCGATGGTACTATCGTCCAGAAGAATCCATTGGTGGGAGGCGACCATTTCATGGTTCCAAAGAGGTATTCCTCTCTGACCACTATGATGTACAGAGTGCTGACACAATAGAGGGAAAATGCAATGTCCACAGCTTCCGTAGCTACACAAAGCTTGATTCTGTGAATGCCGAGGACTTCTTCTGTCGCTTTGACTACAAATCAGCATCTGGCAGTTTCGTGCCCGACCGTATAGCTGT GTTTTGCAAGTGTGAGATGCCGTACAATCCTGATGACCTTATGATCCAATGTGAGGAATGCTCTGACTG GGTATGTTTCCATAACAAGCATGAGTCAGCAGCATGTGCATTCATTTTCCTGTGA
- the LOC125537160 gene encoding chromatin remodeling protein SHL-like isoform X1: MRSADTSKPPYVAKVESIEAAGSRGTNVRVRVRWYYRPEESIGGRRPFHGSKEVFLSDHYDVQSADTIEGKCNVHSFRSYTKLDSVNAEDFFCRFDYKSASGSFVPDRIAVFCKCEMPYNPDDLMIQCEECSDWFHPSCIGMTIKEAKKREHFFCQSCTAENGKTTENFHEATAESEEKLVESKRRRR; this comes from the exons ATGAGATCAGCTGATACATCAAAGCCACCATATGTGGCAAAAGTTGAGTCCATTGAGGCAGCAGGGTCTCGAGGCACAAATGTGAGAGTACGGGTTCGATGGTACTATCGTCCAGAAGAATCCATTGGTGGGAGGCGACCATTTCATGGTTCCAAAGAGGTATTCCTCTCTGACCACTATGATGTACAGAGTGCTGACACAATAGAGGGAAAATGCAATGTCCACAGCTTCCGTAGCTACACAAAGCTTGATTCTGTGAATGCCGAGGACTTCTTCTGTCGCTTTGACTACAAATCAGCATCTGGCAGTTTCGTGCCCGACCGTATAGCTGT GTTTTGCAAGTGTGAGATGCCGTACAATCCTGATGACCTTATGATCCAATGTGAGGAATGCTCTGACTG GTTTCACCCTTCTTGTATTGGAATGACCATTAAAGAAGCAAAGAAACGAGAACACTTTTTCTGCCAGAGCTGTACTGCTGAAAATGGGAAGACAACTGAGAATTTTCATGAAGCCACGGCAGAGTCAGAAGAAAAG CTGGTGGAGTCGAAAAGGCGGAGAAGGTGA